In a genomic window of Quercus lobata isolate SW786 chromosome 4, ValleyOak3.0 Primary Assembly, whole genome shotgun sequence:
- the LOC115984115 gene encoding receptor-like protein 56 — translation MFGIDLSCNNLAGEIPLELGRMSSNIRALNLSHNNLSGPIPVTFSNLMQIESLDLSYNNLNGKIPPQLTKMTSLAVFIVAHNNLSGATPDRKNQFITFDESSYEGNPLLCGPPLHNSCTKMRPPSTISVDIKGEGGSFMDMSVFYISFVVAYMTVLLGIVVVLYINPYWRRAWFNLIEVCIDTCYCFFVVHYHKLFDFSLA, via the coding sequence ATGTTTGGAATTGACCTCTCGTGCAACAACCTAGCAGGTGAAATCCCACTGGAACTCGGTAGGATGAGCAGCAACATTCGTGCATTGAACTTGTCACACAACAATCTATCCGGACCAATCCCAGTAACATTCTCAAATCTAATGCAAATAGAAAGTTTGGATCTTTCCTACAATAATTTGAATGGCAAAATTCCACCTCAGTTGACTAAAATGACCTCTCTAGCGGTCTTCATTGTGGCACACAACAACTTATCAGGAGCAACACCTGACAGAAAAAATCAATTCATTACTTTTGATGAAAGCAGTTATGAGGGAAACCCTCTCCTATGTGGGCCTCCATTACATAATAGTTGCACCAAAATGAGACCACCATCTACAATATCAGTGGATATTAAGGGGGAAGGTGGTAGTTTCATGGACATGAGTGTCTTCTACATAAGCTTTGTGGTGGCTTACATGACTGTCCTGCTCGGAATTGTTGTAGTTCTCTACATAAATCCATATTGGCGTAGGGCGTGGTTTAACCTCATTGAAGTGTGCATTGACACTTGCTACTGCTTTTTTGTGGTTCATTACCATAAGTTGTTCGATTTCAGCCTTGCATAG
- the LOC115984114 gene encoding receptor-like protein 8: MELLRCYWRWPVVLVLVHFGMNGCFGCWEQERIALLQFKASINHASELYEFSLWDSGNKVSDCCEWERVKCNITTRRVIQLTLDMTLGSWSSDVRGHWYFNASMFLPFEELQYLDLSYNSIPGWIPNEGFERFSALSKLEVLHLDYNNFNNSILQSFSGTIASLKELDLSFNKWNGSIHIQVMTSLNKLGMRSCELKGTLPTQDWCDLKNLQEIDLSENKLEGILPSCMVNFTSLNILDLSYNHFNGNIVQSPLSSLSSLEYLSFSNNSFFIPSTFSFLFNLSNLKILLSDNNILALEPDSLTLIPTFQLKVLSLSNCSINIHNRTPPRFLHYQYDLRVINLSHNKLVGQFPYWLIENNTRLEIFIVNNNSFMGPFMVPYDIRPNMLNIDISDNYLHGPIPTNLGLIFPNLESLRMS; encoded by the exons atgGAGTTGCTAAGATGTTATTGGCGGTGGCCGGTGGTGTTAGTTTTGGTTCATTTTGGTATGAATGGGTGCTTTGGTTGCTGGGAGCAAGAGAGAATTGCTCTCTTGCAATTCAAAGCTTCCATCAACCACGCTAGTGAACTTTATGAATTTTCTCTTTGGGACTCAGGCAATAAAGTGAGTGATTGCTGTGAGTGGGAAAGAGTTAAGTGCAACATTACTACTAGGCGTGTAATCCAACTTACTCTTGATATGACATTGGGCTCTTGGAGTAGCGACGTTAGGGGACATTGGTACTTTAATGCCTCTATGTTTCTTCCCTTTGAAGAGCTCCAATACCTCGATTTGAGTTATAATTCCATTCCTGGATGGATCCCAAATGAAG GTTTTGAAAGATTCTCTGCGTTGAGCAAGCTGGAGGTGCTTCACTTGGAttataataatttcaataaCAGCATTCTGCAATCCTTTAGTGGTACTATTGCTTCGCTCAAGGAACTAGATCTGAGTTTCAACAAATGGAATGGATCAATCCACATCCAAG TTATGACTTCTCTTAATAAATTGGGAATGCGCAGCTGTGAATTGAAGGGAACCTTACCTACCCagg ACTGGTGTGACCTTAAGAATCTCCAAGAGATAGACCTTAGTGAAAATAAATTGGAAGGGATACTGCCTTCGTGTATGGTGAACTTCACATCACTCAACATATTGGATCTCTCTTATAATCACTTCAATGGGAACATTGTCCAGTCTCCACTATCAAGTTTGTCATCACTTGAGTACCTATCTTTCTCAAATAACAGCTTCTTCATCCCATCCACATTCTCCTTCCTTTTCAACCTCTCCAATCTTAAGATCCTATTAAGTGATAACAATATATTAGCTTTGGAACCTGACTCTCTTACTTTGATTCCAACCTTCCAATTAAAGGTTCTCAGTTTGTCAAATTGCTCAATCAACATTCACAATAGGACACCTCCCAGATTTCTTCATTATCAATATGATTTGCGAGTAATTAATCTCTCTCACAACAAGTTGGTTGGGCAATTCCCTTATTGGTTGATAGAGAACAATACAAGATTGGAGATTTTTATTGTAAATAATAACTCTTTCATGGGGCCTTTTATGGTGCCATATGATATTCGTCCCAACATGTTGAACATAGATATTTCTGATAATTACTTACATGGTCCAATTCCCACAAACCTCGgtttaatttttccaaatttagaATCTTTAAGAATGTCATGA